In Thunnus thynnus chromosome 11, fThuThy2.1, whole genome shotgun sequence, the following proteins share a genomic window:
- the ttf2 gene encoding transcription termination factor 2 isoform X1, whose protein sequence is MEKVLCKVHGSVCMLKTGVKDGPNKGKSFYVCIDKQGCDFSQLASISASHCLNHEDSMVELQALTFSQQQQSHRLFYRCIVGKKAGQKWCGNVPWTAPEKEKRNPLSDTQAQPSCLPPARNPFKAPVKTDKDSEWRRMQCGGGDVKGREEKDSEASHKGERKESCQKENVESIGAGAEKEEEEGKLNASDTYRGKQLPPGMKVKKRISDEERKKANAEENVVDKVQDKTKENHNKQREAEKTSPTSSVKAARSEKINQTSQDSHKDPAQQPTGSETSQKEQTDPTVKESVSKSAPGSSTNAARHSDKTRSPASNTPTQPEYRQTKNHQDDDDDVVLVSVKPATQKTPPASTIQKPLTTFPGFQPTSKVKGQVEDPRGLHNMLTAQLQQKKATLSVVNVAALPDKGERLRTQVKELEDALESLSLTAASQPESEGTERNSSDAGPGCSQVNPFSRQGGTILLPAPPAPGPYSHQASGSSLGLQLSQGSTQMYGANPQVQAFYGGRMTDDRLLAVKNATCEAIDHLHKSLESCPGPEAEVPDPKGIKVSLLAHQRRALAWLLWREAQNPCGGILADDMGLGKTLTMISLILAKKSETKEEREKKEEKKAESWISKTDSSVVVSKGTLIICPASLVHHWKKEVERHVKTGKLTVYLYHGPNRERSAKVLADYDVVVTTYSLVSKEIPVQKEEAEKPNKDADEVTSHSAPLLRVAWARVVLDEAHNIKNPKVQTSMAVCRLRARARWAVTGTPIQNNLLDMYSLLKFLRCSPFDEYKLWKAQVDNGSKRGRERLNILTRTLLLRRTKDQKDSTGKPLVSLPDRTCEVHQLKLSEDEQAVYDVVFAQSRSTLQNYLKRHEGNDVNKRNTSSSNPFDKVAQEFGMPQADPAVSSSQQPQQASSTVHILSLLLRLRQCCCHLSLLKKTLDSSELQGDGIVLSLEEQLNALSLSSSPSTSSPHPKDTVGLNGTHFPSHLFEDSSESTKISAIVSELKAIRQKSDDQKSVIVSQWTSMLRIVAVHLQRMGLRYAVIDGTVNPKRRMELVEEFNTNPKGPQVMLVSLCAGGVGLNLTGGNHLFLIDMHWNPALEDQACDRIYRVGQSKDVTIHRFVCDGTVEDKISTLQAKKKELAQNVLSGTGSTFSKLSLADLKIIFGV, encoded by the exons ATGGAGAAGGTTTTATGTAAAGTACACG gcagtgtgtgtatgttaaaaACTGGCGTTAAAGATGGACCAAATAAGGGCAAAAGCTTCTACGTCTGCATTGACAAGCAAGGCTGTGATTTCAGCCAGCTGGCCAG CATCTCAGCCTCCCACTGCCTCAATCATGAAGATTCAATGGTGGAACTCCAAGCTCTCACCTTCagtcaacaacaacagagcCACAG GTTGTTCTACCGGTGTATTGTGGGTAAAAAAGCAGGCCAGAAGTGGTGTGGAAACGTACCCTGGACTGCA ccagagaaagaaaagagaaacccTCTATCTGACACACAGGCACAGCCCTCCTGCCTGCCGCCTGCCCGAAACCCCTTCAAGGCCCCGGTTAAAACGGACAAGGACTCTGAGTGGAGGAGGATGCAGTGTGGTGGAGGTGATgtgaaaggaagagaggagaaagacagtGAGGCAAGTCACAAGGGCGAAAGAAAAGAGAGTTGCCAGAAAGAAAATGTGGAGAGTATAGGTGCAGGAGcggaaaaagaagaggaggaagggaagCTGAATGCATCAGACACATATCGAGGTAAACAACTTCCACCAGGGATGAAGGTAAAGAAAAGAATTtcagatgaagagagaaaaaaagccaACGCTGAGGAAAACGTGGTGGATAAGGTGCAAGACAAGACGAAAGAGAATCACAACAAGCAGAGGGAAGCTGAAAAAACAAGCCCTACCTCCAGTGTCAAGGCTGCTCGTTCTGAGAAAATCAATCAAACCTCACAGGATTCTCACAAGGACCCGGCCCAGCAGCCAACTGGCTCTGAAACCTCTCAGAAGGAACAAACTGATCCTACAGTAAAAGAGAGTGTTTCTAAATCTGCGCCCGGTAGCAGTACCAATGCTGCCAGACACTCTGATAAAACCAGGAGCCCCGCATCTAACACTCCAACACAACCAGAGTACAGGCAAACCAAAAATCACCaagacgacgatgatgatgtaGTGTTGGTGTCAGTGAAGCCTGCCACTCAGAAAACTCCTCCTGCTTCTACTATCCAAAAGCCCTTGACCACCTTCCCAGGCTTTCAGCCAACCtccaaggtcaaaggtcaggtgGAAGATCCCAGAGGACTGCACAACATGCTCACTGCTCAGCTCCAACAGAAAAAG GCCACTCTGTCTGTGGTGAATGTGGCAGCTCTGCCAGATAAAGGGGAAAGGTTGAGGACTCAAGTCAAGGAGCTGGAGGACGCGCTGGAGTCGCTGAGCCTCACTGCTGCTTCTCAGCCTG AGTCCGAGGGTACAGAACGTAACAGCAGTGATGCTGGACCAGGTTGCAGTCAGGTCAACCCATTCAGTCGGCAAGGGGGCACCATCCTGCTCCCTGCCCCCCCGGCTCCGGGCCCCTACTCTCACCAGGCCTCCGGCAGCTCCCTTGGGCTCCAGCTGAGCCAGGGAAGCACCCAGATGTATGGAG CAAACCCGCAGGTCCAGGCCTTCTACGGTGGCAGGATGACTGATGATCGTCTGCTGGCAGTGAAAAATGCCACCTGCGAGGCCATCGACCATCTCCACAAATCCCTGGAGTCCTGCCCTGGCCCAGAGGCTGAGGTCCCTGACCCTAAGGGCATCAAG GTGTCGCTCCTGGCCCATCAGAGGAGAGCTCTGGCTTGGCTTCTCTGGAGAGAAGCCCAGAATCCCTGCGGAGGAATTTTGG CTGACGACATGGGTCTTGGGAAGACGCTGACCATGATTTCTCTCATACTGGCCAAGAAGAGCGAGACAAAAGAGGAACgtgagaagaaggaagagaagaaggcAGAGAGCTGGATCTCCAAAACTG ATTCCAGCGTTGTGGTTTCTAAAGGCACTCTGATCATCTGTCCCGCCTCTCTGGTTCACCACTGGAAGAAGGAGGTAGAGAGACACGTCAAGACGGGCAAGCTGACGGTGTATCTGTATCACGGCCCCAACCGAGAGAGAAGTGCCAAAGT gctGGCAGATTATGATGTGGTGGTGACCACATACAGTCTGGTCTCTAAGGAGATCCCAGTCCAGAAGGAAGAGGCTGAGAAACCCAACAAGGATGCTGATGAGGTG ACATCACACTCGGCTCCTCTTCTACGAGTGGCCTGGGCCCGTGTGGTTCTTGACGAAGCCCACAACATCAAGAACCCAAAAGTTCAGACCTCCATGGCTGTCTGCCGGCTGAGGGCCCGCGCCCGCTGGGCCGTCACCGGAACACCCATCCAGAACAACCTGCTGGACATGTACTCACTGCTCAA GTTTCTGCGTTGTTCTCCGTTTGATGAGTACAAACTTTGGAAAGCGCAGGTTGACAATGGCTctaagagaggcagagagagactcAACATCCTGACCAGGACTCTGCTGCTCCGACGAACCAAAGACCAAAAGGACTCCACTGGAAAACCTCTG GTGTCTCTTCCTGATCGGACCTGCGAGGTGCATCAACTCAAACTGTCTGAGGATGAGCAGGCTGTGTATGATGTGGTCTTCGCCCAATCCAG ATCGACTCTGCAGAACTACCTGAAGAGACATGAAGGAAATGACGTGAACAAGAGAAACACTTCCAGTTCCAACCCCTTCGACAAAG TAGCCCAAGAGTTCGGTATGCCCCAGGCTGACCCTGCTGTGTCGAGTTCCCAGCAGCCCCAGCAGGCATCCAGCACCGTTCACATCCTGTCACTGTTGCTGCGCCTCCGACAATGCTGCTGTCACCTGTCACTCCTTAAGAAG ACTCTCGACTCGTCGGAGCTGCAGGGTGATGGGATTGTCTTGTCTCTGGAGGAGCAGCTCAACGCTCTGTCACTTTCCTCCAGCCCCTCAACATCAAGCCCTCATCCCAAAGACACAGTGGGACTTAATGGCACGCATTTCCCCTCGCATCTGTTTGAGGACAGCAGTGAGAGCACCAAG ATTTCTGCCATTGTTTCTGAGCTGAAGGCAATCAGACAGAAGAGTGACGATCAAAAAAG TGTGATTGTGTCCCAGTGGACCAGCATGCTCCGAATCGTGGCGGTTCATCTGCAGCGGATGGGCCTGAGATACGCTGTCATTGATGGGACCGTCAACCCCAAACGCCGCATGGAGCTGGTGGAAGAATTCAACACTAATCCTAAAGGACCACAG GTGATGCTGGTCTCTCTTTGTGCTGGAGGGGTCGGACTCAATCTCACTGGTGGGAATCACCTCTTCCTCATTGATATGCACTG GAACCCAGCATTGGAGGATCAAGCCTGTGACCGAATCTACAGAGTTGGACAGAGTAAAGATGTCACCATCCACAG gtttGTGTGTGATGGCACAGTGGAGGATAAGATTTCCACACTACAGGCAAAGAAAAAGGAGTTAGCCCAAAACGTGCTGTCAGGAACAGGAAGCACCTTCTCCAAACTCTCCCTGGCTGATCTCAAAATCATTTTTGGTGTCTGA
- the ttf2 gene encoding transcription termination factor 2 isoform X2, with amino-acid sequence MEKVLCKVHGSVCMLKTGVKDGPNKGKSFYVCIDKQGCDFSQLASISASHCLNHEDSMVELQALTFSQQQQSHRLFYRCIVGKKAGQKWCGNVPWTAPEKEKRNPLSDTQAQPSCLPPARNPFKAPVKTDKDSEWRRMQCGGGDVKGREEKDSEASHKGERKESCQKENVESIGAGAEKEEEEGKLNASDTYRGKQLPPGMKVKKRISDEERKKANAEENVVDKVQDKTKENHNKQREAEKTSPTSSVKAARSEKINQTSQDSHKDPAQQPTGSETSQKEQTDPTVKESVSKSAPGSSTNAARHSDKTRSPASNTPTQPEYRQTKNHQDDDDDVVLVSVKPATQKTPPASTIQKPLTTFPGFQPTSKVKGQVEDPRGLHNMLTAQLQQKKATLSVVNVAALPDKGERLRTQVKELEDALESLSLTAASQPESEGTERNSSDAGPGCSQVNPFSRQGGTILLPAPPAPGPYSHQASGSSLGLQLSQGSTQMYGANPQVQAFYGGRMTDDRLLAVKNATCEAIDHLHKSLESCPGPEAEVPDPKGIKVSLLAHQRRALAWLLWREAQNPCGGILADDMGLGKTLTMISLILAKKSETKEEREKKEEKKAESWISKTDSSVVVSKGTLIICPASLVHHWKKEVERHVKTGKLTVYLYHGPNRERSAKVLADYDVVVTTYSLVSKEIPVQKEEAEKPNKDADEVTSHSAPLLRVAWARVVLDEAHNIKNPKVQTSMAVCRLRARARWAVTGTPIQNNLLDMYSLLKFLRCSPFDEYKLWKAQVDNGSKRGRERLNILTRTLLLRRTKDQKDSTGKPLVSLPDRTCEVHQLKLSEDEQAVYDVVFAQSRSTLQNYLKRHEGNDVNKRNTSSSNPFDKAQEFGMPQADPAVSSSQQPQQASSTVHILSLLLRLRQCCCHLSLLKKTLDSSELQGDGIVLSLEEQLNALSLSSSPSTSSPHPKDTVGLNGTHFPSHLFEDSSESTKISAIVSELKAIRQKSDDQKSVIVSQWTSMLRIVAVHLQRMGLRYAVIDGTVNPKRRMELVEEFNTNPKGPQVMLVSLCAGGVGLNLTGGNHLFLIDMHWNPALEDQACDRIYRVGQSKDVTIHRFVCDGTVEDKISTLQAKKKELAQNVLSGTGSTFSKLSLADLKIIFGV; translated from the exons ATGGAGAAGGTTTTATGTAAAGTACACG gcagtgtgtgtatgttaaaaACTGGCGTTAAAGATGGACCAAATAAGGGCAAAAGCTTCTACGTCTGCATTGACAAGCAAGGCTGTGATTTCAGCCAGCTGGCCAG CATCTCAGCCTCCCACTGCCTCAATCATGAAGATTCAATGGTGGAACTCCAAGCTCTCACCTTCagtcaacaacaacagagcCACAG GTTGTTCTACCGGTGTATTGTGGGTAAAAAAGCAGGCCAGAAGTGGTGTGGAAACGTACCCTGGACTGCA ccagagaaagaaaagagaaacccTCTATCTGACACACAGGCACAGCCCTCCTGCCTGCCGCCTGCCCGAAACCCCTTCAAGGCCCCGGTTAAAACGGACAAGGACTCTGAGTGGAGGAGGATGCAGTGTGGTGGAGGTGATgtgaaaggaagagaggagaaagacagtGAGGCAAGTCACAAGGGCGAAAGAAAAGAGAGTTGCCAGAAAGAAAATGTGGAGAGTATAGGTGCAGGAGcggaaaaagaagaggaggaagggaagCTGAATGCATCAGACACATATCGAGGTAAACAACTTCCACCAGGGATGAAGGTAAAGAAAAGAATTtcagatgaagagagaaaaaaagccaACGCTGAGGAAAACGTGGTGGATAAGGTGCAAGACAAGACGAAAGAGAATCACAACAAGCAGAGGGAAGCTGAAAAAACAAGCCCTACCTCCAGTGTCAAGGCTGCTCGTTCTGAGAAAATCAATCAAACCTCACAGGATTCTCACAAGGACCCGGCCCAGCAGCCAACTGGCTCTGAAACCTCTCAGAAGGAACAAACTGATCCTACAGTAAAAGAGAGTGTTTCTAAATCTGCGCCCGGTAGCAGTACCAATGCTGCCAGACACTCTGATAAAACCAGGAGCCCCGCATCTAACACTCCAACACAACCAGAGTACAGGCAAACCAAAAATCACCaagacgacgatgatgatgtaGTGTTGGTGTCAGTGAAGCCTGCCACTCAGAAAACTCCTCCTGCTTCTACTATCCAAAAGCCCTTGACCACCTTCCCAGGCTTTCAGCCAACCtccaaggtcaaaggtcaggtgGAAGATCCCAGAGGACTGCACAACATGCTCACTGCTCAGCTCCAACAGAAAAAG GCCACTCTGTCTGTGGTGAATGTGGCAGCTCTGCCAGATAAAGGGGAAAGGTTGAGGACTCAAGTCAAGGAGCTGGAGGACGCGCTGGAGTCGCTGAGCCTCACTGCTGCTTCTCAGCCTG AGTCCGAGGGTACAGAACGTAACAGCAGTGATGCTGGACCAGGTTGCAGTCAGGTCAACCCATTCAGTCGGCAAGGGGGCACCATCCTGCTCCCTGCCCCCCCGGCTCCGGGCCCCTACTCTCACCAGGCCTCCGGCAGCTCCCTTGGGCTCCAGCTGAGCCAGGGAAGCACCCAGATGTATGGAG CAAACCCGCAGGTCCAGGCCTTCTACGGTGGCAGGATGACTGATGATCGTCTGCTGGCAGTGAAAAATGCCACCTGCGAGGCCATCGACCATCTCCACAAATCCCTGGAGTCCTGCCCTGGCCCAGAGGCTGAGGTCCCTGACCCTAAGGGCATCAAG GTGTCGCTCCTGGCCCATCAGAGGAGAGCTCTGGCTTGGCTTCTCTGGAGAGAAGCCCAGAATCCCTGCGGAGGAATTTTGG CTGACGACATGGGTCTTGGGAAGACGCTGACCATGATTTCTCTCATACTGGCCAAGAAGAGCGAGACAAAAGAGGAACgtgagaagaaggaagagaagaaggcAGAGAGCTGGATCTCCAAAACTG ATTCCAGCGTTGTGGTTTCTAAAGGCACTCTGATCATCTGTCCCGCCTCTCTGGTTCACCACTGGAAGAAGGAGGTAGAGAGACACGTCAAGACGGGCAAGCTGACGGTGTATCTGTATCACGGCCCCAACCGAGAGAGAAGTGCCAAAGT gctGGCAGATTATGATGTGGTGGTGACCACATACAGTCTGGTCTCTAAGGAGATCCCAGTCCAGAAGGAAGAGGCTGAGAAACCCAACAAGGATGCTGATGAGGTG ACATCACACTCGGCTCCTCTTCTACGAGTGGCCTGGGCCCGTGTGGTTCTTGACGAAGCCCACAACATCAAGAACCCAAAAGTTCAGACCTCCATGGCTGTCTGCCGGCTGAGGGCCCGCGCCCGCTGGGCCGTCACCGGAACACCCATCCAGAACAACCTGCTGGACATGTACTCACTGCTCAA GTTTCTGCGTTGTTCTCCGTTTGATGAGTACAAACTTTGGAAAGCGCAGGTTGACAATGGCTctaagagaggcagagagagactcAACATCCTGACCAGGACTCTGCTGCTCCGACGAACCAAAGACCAAAAGGACTCCACTGGAAAACCTCTG GTGTCTCTTCCTGATCGGACCTGCGAGGTGCATCAACTCAAACTGTCTGAGGATGAGCAGGCTGTGTATGATGTGGTCTTCGCCCAATCCAG ATCGACTCTGCAGAACTACCTGAAGAGACATGAAGGAAATGACGTGAACAAGAGAAACACTTCCAGTTCCAACCCCTTCGACAAAG CCCAAGAGTTCGGTATGCCCCAGGCTGACCCTGCTGTGTCGAGTTCCCAGCAGCCCCAGCAGGCATCCAGCACCGTTCACATCCTGTCACTGTTGCTGCGCCTCCGACAATGCTGCTGTCACCTGTCACTCCTTAAGAAG ACTCTCGACTCGTCGGAGCTGCAGGGTGATGGGATTGTCTTGTCTCTGGAGGAGCAGCTCAACGCTCTGTCACTTTCCTCCAGCCCCTCAACATCAAGCCCTCATCCCAAAGACACAGTGGGACTTAATGGCACGCATTTCCCCTCGCATCTGTTTGAGGACAGCAGTGAGAGCACCAAG ATTTCTGCCATTGTTTCTGAGCTGAAGGCAATCAGACAGAAGAGTGACGATCAAAAAAG TGTGATTGTGTCCCAGTGGACCAGCATGCTCCGAATCGTGGCGGTTCATCTGCAGCGGATGGGCCTGAGATACGCTGTCATTGATGGGACCGTCAACCCCAAACGCCGCATGGAGCTGGTGGAAGAATTCAACACTAATCCTAAAGGACCACAG GTGATGCTGGTCTCTCTTTGTGCTGGAGGGGTCGGACTCAATCTCACTGGTGGGAATCACCTCTTCCTCATTGATATGCACTG GAACCCAGCATTGGAGGATCAAGCCTGTGACCGAATCTACAGAGTTGGACAGAGTAAAGATGTCACCATCCACAG gtttGTGTGTGATGGCACAGTGGAGGATAAGATTTCCACACTACAGGCAAAGAAAAAGGAGTTAGCCCAAAACGTGCTGTCAGGAACAGGAAGCACCTTCTCCAAACTCTCCCTGGCTGATCTCAAAATCATTTTTGGTGTCTGA